One region of Oncorhynchus mykiss isolate Arlee chromosome 8, USDA_OmykA_1.1, whole genome shotgun sequence genomic DNA includes:
- the LOC118965589 gene encoding repetitive proline-rich cell wall protein 2-like encodes MLEPPILEPPILEPPILEPPILDPPILEPPILEPPILEPPILEPPILELPILEPPILEPPTLEPPILEPPILEPPILEPPILEPPILEPPILEPPILEPPTLEPPILEPPTLEPPILEPPILEPPILEPPTLEPPILEPPILEPPILEPPILESPILEPPILEPPILDPPILEPPILEPPILEPPILEPPILELPILEPPILEPPTLEPPILEPPILEPPILEPPILEPPILEPPILEPPILEPPTLEPPTLEPPTLEPPILEPPILEPPILEPPILEPPILEPPILEPPILEPPILEPPILEPPILEPPILEPPILEPPILEPPILEPPILEPPILEPPILEPPILEPPILEPPILEPPILEPPILEPHILEPPILEPPILEPPILEPPILEPPILEPPILEHPILEPPILEPPILEPPILEPPILEPPILEPPILEPLKPDSL; translated from the coding sequence ATGCTGGAACCTCCCATACTGGAACCTCCCATACTGGAACCTCCCATACTGGAGCCTCCCATACTGGATCCTCCCATACTGGAGCCTCCCATACTGGAACCTCCTATACTGGAGCCTCCCATACTGGAGCCTCCCATACTGGAGCTTCCCATACTGGAACCTCCCATACTGGAGCCTCCCACACTGGAGCCTCCCATACTGGAGCCTCCCATACTGGAGCCTCCCATACTGGAACCTCCCATACTGGAGCCTCCCATACTGGAACCTCCCATACTGGAACCTCCCATACTGGAGCCTCCCACACTGGAACCTCCCATACTGGAGCCTCCCACACTGGAGCCTCCCATACTGGAGCCTCCCATACTGGAACCTCCCATACTGGAGCCTCCCACACTGGAGCCTCCCATACTGGAGCCTCCCATACTGGAACCTCCCATACTGGAGCCTCCCATACTGGAATCTCCCATACTGGAACCTCCCATACTGGAGCCTCCCATACTGGATCCTCCCATACTGGAGCCTCCCATACTGGAACCTCCTATACTGGAGCCTCCCATACTGGAGCCTCCCATACTAGAGCTTCCCATACTGGAACCTCCCATACTGGAGCCTCCCACACTGGAGCCTCCCATACTGGAGCCTCCCATACTGGAGCCTCCCATACTGGAACCTCCCATACTGGAGCCTCCCATACTGGAACCTCCCATACTGGAACCTCCCATACTGGAGCCTCCCACACTGGAACCTCCCACACTGGAGCCTCCCACACTGGAGCCTCCCATACTGGAGCCTCCCATACTGGAACCTCCCATACTGGAGCCTCCCATACTGGAACCTCCCATACTGGAGCCTCCCATACTGGAACCTCCCATACTGGAGCCTCCCATACTGGAACCTCCCATACTGGAGCCTCCCATACTGGAACCTCCCATACTGGAACCTCCCATACTGGAGCCTCCCATACTGGAGCCTCCCATACTGGAACCTCCCATACTGGAACCTCCCATACTGGAGCCTCCCATACTGGAACCTCCCATACTGGAACCTCCCATACTGGAGCCTCCCATACTGGAACCTCCCATACTGGAGCCTCCCATACTGGAACCTCACATACTGGAGCCTCCCATACTGGAACCTCCCATACTGGAGCCTCCCATACTGGAGCCTCCCATACTGGAACCTCCCATACTGGAACCTCCCATACTGGAACATCCCATACTGGAGCCTCCCATACTGGAACCTCCCATACTGGAACCTCCCATACTGGAACCTCCCATACTGGAGCCTCCCATACTGGAACCTCCCATACTGGAGCCCCtgaaacctgacagtttatga